One stretch of Burkholderia pyrrocinia DNA includes these proteins:
- a CDS encoding TssQ family T6SS-associated lipoprotein: MKGRSLLVIFLGALLLGAGGCGTSPTRSAAHATVDSARAAYAAGDYGRTIALLSRAKEIDGADTDTQVAAHKLLAFSYCVTNRVAQCRAEFSKILDLNPRFDLSAAEKGHPVWGPAFEFARRRHASSS; this comes from the coding sequence ATGAAAGGCCGTTCATTGCTCGTTATTTTCCTCGGCGCCTTGTTGCTGGGGGCCGGCGGGTGCGGCACGTCCCCGACCCGGTCGGCCGCGCATGCGACGGTCGACAGCGCGCGCGCCGCGTACGCCGCCGGCGACTACGGGCGCACGATCGCGCTGCTGAGCCGCGCGAAGGAGATCGACGGCGCCGACACCGACACGCAGGTCGCCGCGCACAAGCTCCTCGCGTTCAGCTATTGCGTGACGAACCGCGTCGCGCAGTGCCGCGCCGAATTCTCGAAGATTCTCGACCTCAACCCGCGCTTCGACCTGTCCGCCGCCGAGAAGGGGCATCCGGTCTGGGGGCCCGCGTTCGAGTTCGCGCGCCGCAGACATGCGTCGTCATCCTGA
- the tssJ gene encoding type VI secretion system lipoprotein TssJ, with protein sequence MQWRSSSFIVWGCVLLFPGCGATEHSAAVPYAITVDVAPDVNPDMNRKPSPIVLKVFQLRAASAFDSADFFSLQDKPGNVLGADLLGTDRVILRPGESRTLHYRGNVEAGAIGVVAEYRMLEKNRWRLTVPLPRAKQLNLYKFWQTSPGELKLSIAVRNGGIALNDAQGRP encoded by the coding sequence ATGCAATGGCGGTCGAGCAGTTTCATCGTATGGGGATGCGTATTGCTGTTTCCGGGGTGCGGCGCGACGGAGCACTCAGCCGCGGTGCCGTATGCGATCACGGTCGACGTTGCGCCGGACGTCAACCCTGACATGAATCGCAAGCCTTCGCCGATCGTGCTGAAGGTGTTCCAGCTTCGCGCGGCGTCGGCGTTCGACAGCGCGGATTTCTTCTCGCTGCAGGACAAGCCCGGGAACGTACTCGGCGCGGATCTGCTCGGCACCGACCGCGTGATCCTGCGGCCGGGCGAATCGCGCACGCTGCACTATCGCGGCAACGTCGAGGCCGGCGCGATCGGTGTCGTCGCCGAATACCGGATGCTCGAAAAGAACCGCTGGCGGCTGACGGTGCCGCTGCCGCGCGCGAAGCAGCTCAACCTCTACAAGTTCTGGCAGACGTCGCCGGGCGAGCTGAAGCTGTCGATCGCGGTCCGGAACGGCGGCATCGCACTGAACGACGCGCAGGGGCGCCCATGA
- the tssK gene encoding type VI secretion system baseplate subunit TssK, which yields MTEPTMSATPVAALRQRVVWTEGMFLRPQHFQQLERHWERYVALRCLPLQGFYWGFDTLEIDREQLALGKVALRAASGVMRDGTPFDLSHPDDLPEPLDVPADAKDQLVVLALPLWRGGGEEVSFGAGTANGSNGANGNADVARYVVREYEVADANAVALGPALLQTGRLNVRLMLEAELTGDWHALGIARVVERRTDARLLVDDGYIPPRLVAQHDAVLLAYARELHGLLTQRSEALAERLSEPGRGGVSEVADFLLLQLVNRYLALTWHAQQHVSTHPEALFCDWLKLACDLSTFTAAGRRPQSLAVYVHDDLRTSFAELMTELRRSLSTVLEQNAIQIELRDAGNGIRVATLADPALRDTAGFVLAVRADVPADSLRARFPAQAKLGPVERIRDLVQLQLPGITMRQLPVAPRQIPYHAGHTYFEIDKGSDLWKQLARSGGLAFHFAGEFPGLSMEFWAIRG from the coding sequence ATGACCGAACCGACGATGTCCGCGACGCCGGTCGCGGCCCTCCGCCAGCGCGTGGTATGGACCGAGGGGATGTTCCTGCGGCCGCAGCATTTCCAGCAGCTCGAACGGCACTGGGAACGCTACGTCGCGCTGCGCTGCCTGCCGCTGCAAGGGTTCTACTGGGGCTTCGATACGCTGGAAATCGATCGCGAGCAGCTCGCGCTCGGCAAGGTCGCGCTGCGCGCCGCGTCGGGCGTGATGCGCGACGGTACGCCGTTCGACCTGTCGCATCCGGACGATCTCCCCGAACCGCTCGACGTACCGGCCGACGCGAAGGATCAGCTCGTCGTGCTTGCGCTGCCGCTGTGGCGCGGCGGCGGCGAGGAGGTGTCGTTCGGTGCGGGTACAGCAAACGGTAGCAATGGCGCAAACGGCAACGCCGACGTCGCACGCTACGTCGTGCGCGAATACGAAGTGGCCGATGCGAACGCGGTCGCGCTCGGCCCCGCGCTGCTGCAGACGGGGCGCCTGAACGTGCGGCTGATGCTCGAAGCCGAGCTGACCGGCGACTGGCACGCGCTCGGCATCGCACGGGTCGTCGAGCGGCGCACCGACGCGCGGCTGCTCGTCGACGACGGCTACATTCCGCCGCGGCTGGTCGCGCAGCACGATGCCGTGCTGCTGGCGTATGCGCGCGAGCTGCACGGGCTGCTCACGCAGCGCAGCGAGGCGCTCGCGGAACGGCTGTCGGAGCCGGGGCGCGGCGGCGTGTCGGAAGTCGCGGACTTCCTGCTGCTGCAGCTCGTGAACCGTTATCTCGCACTGACCTGGCATGCGCAGCAGCACGTGTCGACGCATCCGGAAGCGCTGTTCTGCGACTGGCTGAAGCTCGCATGCGACCTGAGCACGTTCACGGCGGCCGGCCGCCGCCCGCAGTCGCTCGCGGTCTACGTGCACGACGACCTGCGCACGAGTTTCGCGGAACTGATGACGGAACTGCGCCGGTCGCTGTCGACGGTGCTCGAACAGAACGCAATCCAGATCGAGCTGCGCGACGCGGGCAACGGCATCCGGGTCGCGACGCTGGCCGACCCGGCGCTGCGCGACACGGCCGGCTTCGTGCTGGCGGTGCGCGCGGACGTGCCGGCCGACAGCCTGCGCGCGCGCTTTCCCGCGCAGGCGAAGCTCGGGCCGGTCGAGCGGATTCGCGATCTGGTGCAGTTGCAACTGCCGGGCATCACGATGCGCCAGTTGCCGGTCGCACCGCGGCAGATCCCGTATCACGCGGGTCATACGTACTTCGAGATCGACAAGGGCAGCGACCTGTGGAAGCAACTGGCGCGCTCCGGCGGTCTCGCATTTCATTTCGCCGGCGAATTCCCTGGGCTCTCGATGGAGTTCTGGGCGATCCGCGGGTGA
- the tagH gene encoding type VI secretion system-associated FHA domain protein TagH: MQLIVIEHAGEPVENDSCEAVVFHPPGGTIGRASDNHLVLRDDTRQISRLQALLQVGDDACLLKNLSSVSTIEVNREPVGYAQERPLNTGDIIRIGPYVLRAERDDGSDAPVIDMAPDTGGVHVDRRGAPEAAGSAQPSPPPSPSPSRDDTKGAGNRLWALLQDRLAPRGKAADTGAGPGGPARADAAQPANRAARHAMPSAPSQRDLDQLSTDPLDLFAQSSGDIGAAGTAPSADRRNADREASSSATQADHAPEWTQHVRVQPAAARADVRPVDEPAPQAARAPAPPTPDELLNAFFEGAGLDTAAESHQWSAEQLYIAGQLLALFANGTVELLSSRSILKREVKAHMTMLLDRENNPLKLLPDGGAVLRQMFGLPLPGFMSPQSAVSDAFQDLHAHQIGMVAGMRAALMDLLTRFSPQRLRERDDAMRWYEKRVPALYKARMWDRYAATHRDTVFAIEDDFASVFGKAFLAAYDAEVESYRGSGRH, from the coding sequence ATGCAACTGATCGTGATCGAACATGCCGGCGAACCGGTCGAAAACGACTCCTGCGAAGCCGTCGTGTTTCACCCGCCGGGCGGCACCATCGGCCGGGCCAGCGACAACCATCTGGTGCTGCGCGACGACACGCGGCAGATTTCGCGGCTGCAGGCGCTGCTGCAGGTCGGCGACGACGCGTGCCTGCTGAAGAACCTGAGCAGCGTGTCGACGATCGAGGTGAATCGCGAGCCGGTCGGCTATGCGCAGGAACGCCCGCTCAATACCGGCGACATCATCCGCATCGGGCCGTACGTGCTGCGGGCCGAACGCGACGACGGCAGCGACGCGCCGGTCATCGACATGGCGCCCGATACCGGCGGCGTGCACGTCGACAGGCGCGGCGCGCCGGAGGCGGCCGGATCGGCGCAGCCTTCGCCGCCCCCCTCGCCCTCGCCTTCGCGCGACGACACGAAAGGCGCCGGCAACCGGCTGTGGGCGCTGCTCCAGGATCGTCTCGCCCCGCGCGGCAAGGCGGCGGATACCGGCGCCGGGCCGGGCGGTCCTGCCCGCGCCGATGCGGCGCAGCCGGCGAACCGTGCCGCACGGCACGCCATGCCATCCGCGCCGTCGCAGCGCGACCTGGATCAGCTATCGACCGATCCGCTCGATCTGTTCGCGCAGTCGTCCGGCGATATCGGCGCGGCGGGCACGGCGCCGTCGGCCGATCGACGCAATGCGGATCGCGAGGCGTCGTCGTCCGCGACGCAGGCGGACCACGCACCCGAGTGGACGCAGCACGTGCGCGTGCAGCCGGCGGCCGCGCGCGCCGACGTGCGTCCGGTCGACGAACCGGCGCCGCAGGCCGCGCGTGCGCCGGCGCCGCCGACACCCGACGAATTGCTGAACGCGTTCTTCGAAGGTGCGGGGCTCGATACGGCCGCCGAATCGCATCAATGGTCGGCCGAACAGCTCTACATCGCGGGCCAGTTGCTGGCGCTGTTCGCGAACGGCACGGTCGAGCTGCTGTCGTCGCGCAGCATCCTGAAGCGCGAGGTGAAGGCGCACATGACGATGCTGCTCGATCGCGAGAACAACCCGCTGAAGCTGCTACCGGACGGCGGCGCGGTGCTGCGGCAGATGTTCGGGCTGCCGCTGCCGGGCTTCATGTCGCCGCAGAGCGCGGTCAGCGATGCGTTCCAGGATCTGCACGCGCACCAGATCGGCATGGTCGCCGGCATGCGCGCCGCGCTGATGGATCTGCTGACGCGCTTTTCGCCGCAACGGCTGCGCGAACGCGACGATGCGATGCGCTGGTACGAGAAGCGCGTGCCCGCGCTGTACAAGGCGCGGATGTGGGATCGCTACGCGGCGACCCATCGCGATACGGTGTTCGCGATCGAGGACGATTTCGCGTCGGTGTTCGGCAAGGCGTTTCTGGCGGCGTACGACGCGGAAGTGGAGAGCTATCGGGGGAGCGGCCGGCATTGA
- the tagF gene encoding type VI secretion system-associated protein TagF, which translates to MSPTPPLARAAGDAPAWYGKIPGAGDFVNSRLPHALALWWERWLQQGMAAMRQRGADEIERHYTVAPVWNFLIPTGAGASCVQPGCLAPSCDRVGRYYPVIVTLPMRAADYWNGLPDTADAFYWQVGHALLDAIRHARAPGDLERTLERVRLVPGGGRHAERVDGMPATLPEQPAPAAWPGLSGYFDPHGGTSFWWTNRADGSPLRTHAHTGTPDNALFLTLFGGGQQPG; encoded by the coding sequence ATGAGCCCCACACCGCCGCTCGCGCGCGCCGCCGGCGACGCGCCGGCCTGGTACGGGAAGATTCCCGGCGCCGGCGACTTCGTGAACAGCCGGCTGCCGCATGCGCTCGCGCTGTGGTGGGAACGCTGGCTCCAGCAGGGGATGGCCGCGATGCGCCAGCGCGGCGCGGACGAGATCGAGCGCCATTACACGGTCGCGCCGGTATGGAATTTCCTGATCCCGACGGGCGCCGGCGCGTCGTGCGTGCAGCCGGGCTGCCTCGCGCCGAGCTGCGACCGCGTGGGGCGCTACTACCCGGTGATCGTCACGCTGCCGATGCGCGCGGCCGATTACTGGAACGGGCTGCCGGACACCGCCGACGCGTTCTACTGGCAGGTCGGCCATGCGCTGCTCGACGCGATCCGCCATGCGCGCGCGCCGGGCGATCTCGAACGGACACTGGAACGCGTGCGGCTCGTGCCGGGCGGCGGCAGGCATGCGGAACGCGTCGACGGCATGCCGGCGACGCTGCCGGAGCAGCCGGCGCCGGCCGCGTGGCCGGGGCTGTCCGGCTATTTCGATCCGCACGGCGGCACCAGCTTCTGGTGGACCAATCGTGCCGACGGATCGCCGCTGCGCACGCATGCGCATACGGGCACGCCCGACAACGCGCTGTTTCTGACGCTGTTCGGCGGCGGTCAACAGCCCGGCTGA
- the tssM gene encoding type VI secretion system membrane subunit TssM: protein MNQAVARFVRPLPSREIWTFAGLVVLACFVWLAGPLFAFAEIRPLESGWARGLTIAVLFAAWGARVAWRSWRAGRLNAQLLNQLREAVPGPATADDPAKAQLDELRSRFDEAATLLKKVRFGQADAVRKGLPRWFDRMSRQYLYQLPWYVFIGAPGSGKTTALVNSGLSFPLAEQFGRAAIRGVGGTRHCDWWFTNDAVLIDTAGRYTTHEGNRALDEAEWKGFVDLLKKYRTRQPLNGAMLTISVADLLGASEAERTQHAMVLRKRLLELRAQLGIRFPVYLLVTKADLLAGFAEYFGGYGRAECAQVWGFTFPLAQSEAPGFDLRAAFDREYRLLHQRLNDGLPELLAAQTDARQREMTYLLPQQIADLQDMLGQFVAEVFSVSSFEPMPMLRGVYLTSGTQEGTAFDRVMSGIKRFLKIEGVPPVAQVGSTGRSFFLKSLLQEHIFREAALAGSDLRWHQKRRVLRIAGYALLALACVAVLVAWLRSYSNNRTYLDQIAARVPAVDSRIAGAKFSDASDIARLLPVLDALGGLANAGGVDLQHPPLAYRWGLFQGEKIDEAVDAVYRRALDDVLLPIAASRMEAALRDARPDETDYAYAALKAYLMLYDSAHYDPAFVQAVVDLEMERSLPPDFSPAERSALRAHLAALFGNRVAVSPYPMNERLVADVRDRLRQVPFSQRLYRQLTRTLRPATSAFDFSVARAVGPDASLVFRRQSGKPLSEAVPGLYTRNGYRNVFAPRLAGEVEAYGREEVWVLNLGLSEIPGPNDAAAWARDIRQLYLNDYLKIWDDYLADIKLQRTATLAQSIQVARALSSADSPLTRLMVALARDTALGDAPGGARNLAARAQDKVDEARSSLSQIFAGQASDANPSAAAPASPEQIVDSHFAGLRAFAPGSGDQAQGFDAVLKSIDALYTYLTATDDALRSGAQPPPSDAPARLRAQAGRLPTPFREVLDDLSNVANGSVATVEQRSVALRAGANVGDFCRQAIAGRYPFARGSSRDVAPADFAQMFAPGGLMDDFFQKNLQSIVDTTSHPWRFANRNADADPSAAAMLASFEKAAVIRDAYFGGGARTAQLKVQIQPLEMDPSITEMVLDVDGQIVRYAHGPLVQSAVDWPGPRGSNQVRLQVSAQAGAADGFTTGGPWALHRLFDRAAVSAGRGSDQMIARFTVDGKPIVLQVNAGSVRNPFRLAQMESFTCPPKP, encoded by the coding sequence ATGAACCAGGCTGTCGCGCGTTTCGTCCGGCCGTTGCCGTCGCGGGAGATCTGGACCTTCGCCGGTCTCGTCGTGCTCGCGTGCTTCGTGTGGCTCGCGGGCCCGCTGTTCGCGTTCGCCGAGATCCGGCCGCTCGAAAGCGGCTGGGCGCGCGGGCTGACGATCGCGGTGCTGTTCGCCGCGTGGGGTGCGCGTGTCGCGTGGCGAAGCTGGCGCGCGGGCCGCCTCAATGCGCAGTTGCTGAACCAGCTTCGCGAGGCCGTGCCGGGGCCGGCCACCGCCGACGATCCGGCGAAGGCGCAGCTCGACGAACTGCGCAGTCGCTTCGACGAAGCCGCAACGCTGCTGAAGAAGGTCCGCTTCGGGCAAGCCGATGCCGTGCGCAAGGGCCTGCCGCGCTGGTTCGACCGGATGTCGCGCCAGTATCTGTATCAATTGCCGTGGTACGTGTTCATCGGCGCGCCGGGCTCGGGCAAGACGACCGCGCTCGTGAATTCCGGGCTCAGCTTTCCGCTCGCCGAGCAGTTCGGCCGCGCGGCAATTCGCGGCGTGGGCGGCACGCGGCACTGCGACTGGTGGTTCACGAACGACGCGGTATTGATCGACACGGCCGGCCGCTATACGACGCACGAAGGCAACCGCGCGCTCGACGAAGCCGAGTGGAAAGGCTTCGTCGACCTGCTGAAGAAATACCGCACGCGCCAGCCGCTGAACGGCGCGATGCTGACGATCAGCGTGGCCGACCTGCTCGGCGCGTCGGAAGCCGAACGCACGCAGCACGCGATGGTGCTGCGCAAGCGGCTGCTCGAACTGCGCGCGCAGCTCGGCATCCGTTTTCCCGTGTACCTGCTCGTGACGAAGGCCGACCTGCTCGCGGGCTTTGCCGAGTATTTCGGCGGCTACGGCCGCGCGGAATGCGCGCAGGTGTGGGGCTTCACGTTCCCGCTCGCGCAGAGCGAGGCGCCCGGCTTCGACCTGCGCGCGGCATTCGACCGCGAATACCGGCTGCTGCACCAGCGGCTGAACGACGGGCTGCCCGAACTGCTCGCCGCGCAGACCGATGCGCGCCAGCGCGAGATGACCTACCTGCTGCCGCAGCAGATCGCCGACCTGCAGGACATGCTCGGCCAGTTCGTCGCCGAGGTGTTTTCCGTATCGAGCTTCGAGCCGATGCCGATGCTGCGCGGCGTCTACCTGACGAGCGGCACGCAGGAGGGCACCGCGTTCGATCGCGTGATGAGCGGCATCAAGCGCTTCCTGAAGATCGAGGGCGTGCCGCCGGTCGCGCAGGTCGGCTCGACCGGGCGCAGTTTCTTCCTGAAGTCGCTGCTGCAGGAGCACATCTTCCGCGAAGCCGCGCTCGCCGGCAGCGACCTGCGCTGGCATCAGAAGCGGCGTGTGCTGCGGATAGCCGGCTACGCGCTGCTTGCGCTCGCATGCGTGGCCGTGCTGGTCGCGTGGCTGCGCAGCTATTCGAACAATCGCACGTATCTCGACCAGATCGCCGCGCGTGTGCCGGCCGTCGATTCACGGATCGCCGGCGCGAAATTCTCCGACGCGTCCGACATCGCGCGGCTGCTGCCCGTGCTCGACGCGCTCGGCGGGCTCGCGAATGCGGGCGGCGTCGACTTGCAGCATCCGCCGCTCGCATATCGGTGGGGGCTGTTCCAGGGCGAGAAGATCGACGAAGCCGTCGATGCCGTGTACCGGCGCGCGCTCGACGACGTGCTGCTGCCGATCGCCGCGAGCCGGATGGAAGCCGCGCTGCGCGACGCGCGGCCCGACGAAACCGACTACGCGTATGCGGCGCTGAAGGCGTACCTGATGCTGTACGACAGCGCGCACTACGATCCCGCATTCGTGCAGGCCGTCGTCGATCTGGAAATGGAGCGCTCGCTGCCGCCCGATTTCTCGCCGGCCGAACGGTCCGCGCTGCGCGCGCATCTCGCCGCACTGTTCGGCAACCGCGTCGCGGTGTCGCCGTATCCGATGAACGAGCGGCTCGTGGCCGACGTGCGCGACCGGCTGCGACAGGTGCCGTTCTCGCAGCGGCTGTACCGGCAGCTCACGCGCACGCTGCGCCCGGCGACGTCCGCGTTCGACTTCAGCGTCGCGCGTGCGGTCGGCCCCGACGCGTCGCTGGTGTTCCGGCGCCAGAGCGGCAAGCCGCTGTCGGAAGCAGTGCCGGGCCTCTATACGCGCAACGGCTATCGCAACGTGTTCGCGCCGCGCCTGGCCGGCGAGGTCGAAGCATACGGGCGCGAAGAGGTATGGGTGCTGAACCTCGGATTGTCGGAGATCCCCGGGCCGAACGACGCGGCCGCGTGGGCGCGCGACATCCGCCAGCTCTACCTGAACGACTACCTGAAGATCTGGGACGACTATCTTGCCGACATCAAGCTGCAACGCACCGCAACGCTCGCGCAGAGCATCCAGGTGGCGCGTGCGCTGTCGTCGGCCGATTCGCCGCTCACGCGGCTGATGGTCGCGCTCGCGCGCGATACGGCGCTCGGCGATGCGCCGGGCGGCGCGCGCAATCTGGCGGCGCGTGCGCAGGACAAGGTCGACGAGGCGCGCAGTTCGCTGTCGCAGATCTTCGCGGGCCAGGCCAGCGACGCGAATCCGTCCGCAGCGGCGCCCGCGAGCCCCGAGCAGATCGTCGACAGCCACTTCGCCGGCTTGCGCGCGTTCGCGCCGGGCAGCGGCGACCAGGCGCAGGGATTCGACGCGGTGCTGAAGTCGATCGACGCGCTGTACACGTACCTGACGGCCACCGACGACGCGCTGCGCAGCGGTGCGCAACCGCCGCCGTCCGACGCGCCCGCGCGGCTGCGCGCGCAGGCCGGCCGCCTGCCGACGCCGTTCCGCGAAGTGCTCGACGACCTGTCGAACGTCGCGAACGGCAGCGTCGCGACCGTCGAGCAGCGCAGCGTCGCGCTGCGGGCCGGCGCGAATGTCGGCGACTTCTGCCGGCAGGCGATCGCGGGCCGCTATCCGTTCGCGCGCGGATCGTCGCGCGACGTCGCACCGGCGGATTTCGCGCAGATGTTCGCGCCGGGCGGCCTGATGGACGATTTCTTCCAGAAGAACCTGCAGTCGATCGTCGATACGACGTCGCACCCGTGGCGCTTCGCGAACCGCAATGCGGACGCCGACCCGTCGGCGGCCGCGATGCTCGCGTCGTTCGAGAAGGCCGCGGTGATCCGCGACGCGTATTTCGGCGGCGGGGCGCGCACCGCGCAGTTGAAGGTGCAGATCCAGCCGCTCGAAATGGACCCGTCGATCACGGAGATGGTGCTCGACGTCGACGGGCAGATCGTCCGCTACGCGCACGGCCCGCTCGTGCAGAGCGCGGTGGACTGGCCGGGCCCGCGCGGCAGCAACCAGGTGCGGCTGCAGGTGTCGGCGCAGGCCGGCGCGGCCGACGGCTTCACGACCGGCGGGCCGTGGGCGCTGCACCGGCTGTTCGACCGTGCGGCCGTGTCGGCCGGGCGCGGCTCGGACCAGATGATTGCGCGCTTCACGGTCGACGGCAAACCGATCGTGCTGCAGGTGAATGCGGGCAGCGTCCGCAACCCGTTCAGGCTGGCCCAGATGGAGTCCTTTACATGCCCTCCGAAGCCATGA
- a CDS encoding DotU family type VI secretion system protein yields the protein MNSSSDSIATGAGAGGFVPPNPGGMHPAAASGTSGAAGPTATQPRPGRWAASGTNPLVAAANPLLNLVPQIRSTVHHPNPAWLREHLVVEIRQFEARAQEAGVPSEAIIGARYCLCTALDEAAALTPWGGSVWSSHSLLVSFHNETWGGEKFFHLLERLSQQPRQHLDLLELLYFCLALGFEGRYRVLDNGHAQLDGLRRQLAQTIRSVRGEFDPALSPHWRDVVTRDVARRFTVPLWVCVALALLIGFGVFVGLRIALAGHSDQLFASIDALHVPKLQPAQAPPRPAPAPRVAKFLAPEIAAGLVSVRDDADRSVIVLRGDGLFKSGSTSVIDRYVPVLARVADALNKVPGNVRVTGYTDDTPVHTARFASNWDLSRERAEAVRSMIAARLDHPERLAAEGRGTLDPVAPNDSLANRALNRRVEITLLPAPGSAAVGATQGAN from the coding sequence ATGAATAGTTCTTCCGATTCGATCGCCACCGGCGCAGGCGCGGGCGGCTTTGTGCCGCCGAATCCGGGCGGCATGCATCCGGCCGCCGCATCCGGTACCTCCGGCGCGGCCGGGCCGACGGCCACGCAGCCGCGGCCGGGCCGCTGGGCCGCGAGCGGAACGAACCCGCTCGTCGCGGCCGCGAACCCGTTGCTCAACCTCGTGCCGCAGATCCGCTCGACCGTCCATCATCCGAACCCGGCGTGGCTGCGCGAGCATCTCGTCGTCGAGATCCGGCAGTTCGAGGCGCGCGCGCAGGAAGCCGGCGTGCCGTCCGAGGCGATCATCGGCGCGCGCTACTGCCTGTGCACGGCGCTCGACGAAGCGGCCGCGCTGACGCCGTGGGGCGGCAGCGTATGGTCGTCGCACAGCCTGCTCGTGTCGTTCCACAACGAGACGTGGGGCGGCGAGAAGTTCTTCCACCTGCTCGAACGCCTGTCGCAACAGCCGCGCCAGCATCTCGACCTGCTCGAGCTGCTGTATTTCTGTCTCGCGCTCGGCTTCGAGGGCCGCTATCGCGTGCTCGACAACGGCCACGCGCAGCTCGACGGGCTGCGGCGCCAGCTCGCGCAGACGATCCGTTCGGTGCGCGGCGAATTCGATCCCGCGCTGTCGCCGCACTGGCGCGACGTCGTCACGCGCGACGTCGCGCGCCGTTTCACCGTGCCGCTGTGGGTGTGCGTGGCGCTCGCGCTGCTGATCGGCTTCGGCGTGTTCGTCGGGCTGCGCATCGCGCTTGCCGGGCATTCGGATCAACTGTTCGCGTCGATCGACGCGCTGCATGTGCCAAAGCTGCAGCCCGCGCAGGCGCCGCCGCGCCCGGCGCCGGCGCCGCGCGTCGCGAAGTTTCTGGCACCCGAGATCGCGGCCGGCCTCGTGTCGGTGCGCGACGACGCCGATCGCAGCGTGATCGTGCTGCGCGGCGACGGGCTGTTCAAGTCCGGCTCGACGTCGGTGATCGACCGCTACGTGCCGGTGCTCGCGCGCGTCGCCGACGCGCTGAACAAGGTGCCCGGCAACGTGCGCGTGACCGGCTACACCGACGACACGCCCGTGCATACCGCGCGCTTCGCGTCGAACTGGGACCTGTCGCGCGAACGCGCGGAGGCCGTGCGCAGCATGATCGCCGCGCGGCTCGACCATCCGGAACGGCTCGCTGCGGAAGGGCGCGGCACGCTCGATCCGGTCGCGCCGAACGATTCGCTGGCGAACCGCGCGCTGAACCGGCGCGTCGAGATCACGCTGCTGCCGGCGCCCGGCAGCGCCGCCGTCGGCGCGACGCAGGGGGCGAACTGA
- a CDS encoding DUF4430 domain-containing protein, giving the protein MANSIANQFVDWGSEFHNPPWQANDSIAIAPGVTTVFDLLTADGVSPALNPQSQGSGANLFITALGGVEANQGGNGYWWVYFVNGRMPDVSCAVYTLQPGDSVAWDYKHYSSGLKQAVHPPLA; this is encoded by the coding sequence ATGGCCAACTCGATAGCGAATCAATTCGTCGATTGGGGTTCGGAATTTCACAATCCGCCGTGGCAAGCGAACGACAGCATCGCGATTGCCCCCGGCGTGACAACCGTATTCGATCTGCTGACGGCCGACGGCGTGTCGCCCGCTCTCAACCCGCAATCGCAGGGTTCAGGCGCGAACCTGTTCATTACGGCCTTGGGTGGAGTAGAGGCCAACCAGGGCGGCAACGGCTACTGGTGGGTGTATTTCGTCAACGGCCGGATGCCCGACGTCTCATGTGCGGTCTACACGCTGCAACCCGGCGATAGCGTGGCCTGGGACTACAAGCACTACTCGAGCGGCTTGAAGCAGGCGGTTCATCCGCCGCTGGCTTGA